The following DNA comes from Sphingopyxis sp. BSN-002.
AGCGTCACTTCGTCGGCAACGCGCTCGACGCCGGGGCCGCAGGCGACGAGGCTGTCCTCGTCCTCGCATTCGGGGCAGAGCCGCGGCGGCGGCATCACATGGCCGCAATGGTGGCAGGCGAGGCGGTGGACGAGGCGGTGCTCGACCATCCATGCGGTGCAGTTCGGGCACTGGATGCGGTGGCCGCAGGTGCGGCAGAGCGTCAGCGGCGCGAAGCCGCGGCGATTGAGGAAGAGCAGACTTTGCTCGCCCTTCGCCAAGCGGTCGGCCAGCGCCTCGACGAGCGGCGGCGCGAGCCAGCGGCCGCGGTCGGGCGGGTCCTGCCGCATGTCGATCGCCGCCAGATCGGGCATCGTTGCGCCGCCGTAGCGCGCGGGCAGGACGATATGGCGATACCGCCCCGCCTCGACCATCGCGAGGCTTTCGAGCGCGGGGGTCGCGCTCGCGAGCACCACCGGCAGTCCCTCGAAATGCCCGCGCATCACCGCGACGTCGCGCGCGTGATAATGGACGCCGTCCTCCTGCTTGAAGCTCGTCTCATGCGCCTCGTCGACGACGATGACGCCGAGGTTGCCATAGGGCAGGAACAGCGCCGATCGCGCGCCGACGACGATCTTCGCCTCGCCCGCGGCGATGCTGTGCCAGGCGCGGCGGCGCTCGGTCGAACGGAGGCCGCTGTGCCAGGCGACCGGCTCGCAGCCGAAACGCGCGGCGAAGCGCGTCAGCATCGGTTCGGTCAGCGCAATTTCGGGGAGCAGCACCAGCGCCTGCTTCCCCGCGTCGATCGCGGCGGCGATCGCCTCCATATAGACTTCGGTCTTGCCCGATCCGGTGACGCCGTCGAGCAGCAGCGTTTCGAATTTCGCGGCATCGACTGCCTCGCGAAGCTGGTGCGCGGCGGCCGACTGCTCATCCGAGAGGTCGGGCGGCGCGAAGGCCGGATCGGGTTCGGGATAAGGCTGGTCGGCCGAGACGCTGATCGCTTCGAGCGCGCCGGTCTGGACGAGGCCGCGGATCACCGCCTCGCTGACTTCGGCCATCGCGGCGAGTTCGCGGATTATCCCCTGCCGTGTCCCGATCTTCTCGAGCGCGACGGTGCGCTGCGGGGTCATCCGCGCCGGCAGCTCGCCGGTGGCGCGATACTCGACGATCGGACGCCGCGCGTCGGCAAAGGCCGCGCCGGGCAGCACCATGCGGAGGACCGATCCGGGGGGGGCGAGATAATAGTCGCTCGTCCATTCGACGAGCTTGCGCAAGGGAGCGGGAACCGGCGGTACCGGCGCGACCTCGAACAGGTTGCGCAGGCGATTGTCGCCGACGGGTTCGGGCGCGCCGAAGCTTGTGTCCTCCCACACCACGCCGCCCATCCGCCGCGGGCCGAGCGGCACGACGACGACGCTGCCGAGCGGGGCTTCGCTGCCATAGGGCACGCGATAGTCGAGCGGGCCGAGAGCGGC
Coding sequences within:
- a CDS encoding primosomal protein N' — protein: MTRARVLLLTAALGPLDYRVPYGSEAPLGSVVVVPLGPRRMGGVVWEDTSFGAPEPVGDNRLRNLFEVAPVPPVPAPLRKLVEWTSDYYLAPPGSVLRMVLPGAAFADARRPIVEYRATGELPARMTPQRTVALEKIGTRQGIIRELAAMAEVSEAVIRGLVQTGALEAISVSADQPYPEPDPAFAPPDLSDEQSAAAHQLREAVDAAKFETLLLDGVTGSGKTEVYMEAIAAAIDAGKQALVLLPEIALTEPMLTRFAARFGCEPVAWHSGLRSTERRRAWHSIAAGEAKIVVGARSALFLPYGNLGVIVVDEAHETSFKQEDGVHYHARDVAVMRGHFEGLPVVLASATPALESLAMVEAGRYRHIVLPARYGGATMPDLAAIDMRQDPPDRGRWLAPPLVEALADRLAKGEQSLLFLNRRGFAPLTLCRTCGHRIQCPNCTAWMVEHRLVHRLACHHCGHVMPPPRLCPECEDEDSLVACGPGVERVADEVTLRFPEARTAIVTSDTLWSPAKAAEFVDAVEAGMVDIIIGTQLVTKGYHFPNLTLVGVVDADLGLDGGDLRASERTFQQIAQVAGRAGRGVKPGEVLIQTRVPDAPVMAALVANDREGFYAAEAAARKFAGAPPYGRFAALVISSEDIEVARGVAQRLGQKAPVADGLAIYGPAPAPLAMLRGRHRFRLLLHAPRSFDLQGTIREWVGSIDWPSKARLAIDIDPYSFV